The sequence GAAGGAAACCATAATTAGTGACAATTATAACCTTGAGTTTAACCATAATCTTCACAAACTCAGGTAAGGTGTACTTCCTTGTTCGAAGATTCAGAATTAAAGCCTCAATTTCAGGTGCTTGAATGTTGCACCAACTTGACGAAAACAGCTCATctgcacaaaaaaaatattccatATGGTGTGACAAGATACTCATTAGTAGGTTACATTGTGTGTGCGCCTTtgttagagagaaaaatgtaCCAACCAGTAGAGATAGATAATAAGCGTGCATTGATAAGTTGTGGTTTCATCCACCAGTCTGGTAGATTGTTTTCCTTGATGTCCACAATCAATCTTGTCCTTTCTATTAATGGCTTTTGGCTGCTCAATTGGATAGCTAGCTCCCTAAGAAGATCATGTTGGGTGACCAATTCTTCATTGTAATAGTAACTGACCTCTTCTGCATCTTTCCTGGTGAATGACCAAAAGTATAAGCTTATAAGAGATTCAAATTCTTCAGTCCTcacataagaaaaatatatattctatgGCAATTGAACATAGTTGTGGATTCGATAACAAAGACATGGATTGAGACAATCAGTTTCTATCTGTACCAATTAAAATCAAACGGTTATAAGATAAGCAGCAAAAAGGTATAGActactaaaagttgaaattccCCTCTTTTATTAAGCAGAGTAATTGGACCCCTTATTGTTTATCGTTTGATATAGaattccttttttctctcttaagtAATCACCTTTAGCATCCttcgtgtgtatatatatatatattatcaattgtggcTGGCCAGAAGTTGATCAAGCTAGAAGACATAATGCAATATTTTGGGCCATAGGTCATGTATAGTGATATCACATCACAACTAGCAACTAGAAATGATCAAATGAAGAACTTATCCTACAAGAAAATCACACTTTAGAAATCAGAAGTTTGAACAAACCTTTTCATTACAAGACTAGCCAAATTCCGATTGTTGAGTTCATGCAAATTAGCAATAGCATGGACATCATTTTTGCTCGATTCATGTAATTCTGTCCAAATATCAATGAGGGCAGTAGCAGGGATTCTTTGGTCTTCAGGAAATGAACCTAGGTCCATGAAATACTCTTTGAGGATGATCTTGTCAGCAGAAAAGTCAAGACATTTTTGGAGACAAGCAAGCACCTCATTATCAGAATCAAAAATAGAATGACCCTCAGACCATCCCGTTACTTTACTTTGCCAAACCTCTACAGGCTGCCCACAGAGTGAACCACCAACCACTTCAAGGGCTACCGGCAACCCCCCACAGTATCTTACCATCTGCAATTCAAGGAACCAAATAAAATTAGTTCTTGTCCATAGGTTACAAGGGTAATATTGGTCAAGACTGTTTTTTGTCTAAACTCTAAACCACTGTTGTTCGGAAATGTGAAAATGCCTTTTGTatgactttttttctttcttttcccttgtcTTCACTCAAGTTTTGGGGAcaattctttctcaaaaaaaaaaaaaaaaagggttttgggGACAATTGGTTTGTccgaaacaaaacaaacaagccTAAATATAATACATGTGCAAGTATGAAAACATGATTTGGGCAAGTATATATGGTATATGGATCCATCAACCCAAAAATAGAATGTATATCTTTGGTCATATGCACACCTTAACCCAAACGGCAAATGTACAAACAAAATTAAccatatttcttttaaatatatactgACAAAGTACCTTTTTCATATCTTCTTCTAGTGTGTAAGAGCTCCCATCTTGCATTGATGCTGAGTGACAAAAAAGTTTCATTGCATCTTCATGATCTAATGGATTTAATTTAAATGTAAACTTAAATCTTGAAAATGCTTTTCTTGAAGTCACCACAATCTTGTAATTTGGAATATGAAAATTGAACTTATCAATAAGGGATTCTGATTCAGGCCAGACATCATCCAAGATCAACAATACGGGTTGACCAATTTGTTTCAGCAGTTGCTCCAGCTGGTTGATTGCATCTTCATCACTTTGAAACTCAGGGTACTTATCAGCAATATAACTAAATAGGTTTTGTACAATGACCTTCAGGTTGGGAGTTTTTGAAACgttgacaaaaaatatattgcCCATATATTTGCCTATCCAAACACAATGTAGTTAGAAAGCTGCCACCAAGGCATAGCTCATGTCTAATAACATTATACGTCTACATGCATAATGGTGAAGTGAAATAAACAAAATTCCCATTCCCAACACAGGGTAAGAAGTGAGCAAAAgcaattttctagaaaactacaccaataatgaatataaattttttttttttttttttttatccttttcttttctttatcactACTCTTCTCAAGGCAGTAATTCTAAAGGATGAAATATGCCAAAAGCACCGCTATGACTATTGAGAAAGGActaaaacaaaagaatgaaTACAATTAGCAATGTCCTACTATATCTTACCTTATGGCCCAAATATTGTTTCAAAACGTAGTTCAATTCACTTGCATAAATTGGAATCTTCTGTTTGAATAAAGTATTTCCATTTGTTCCAATTATGGTTAAACATATAATAATCAAGCAATTGTACATTTAAAGATTCATCAATAAAGTTCTctatctattttgtttttaaatgacCTAACCATTTACCTTTCCTATAAAGTATCTACATACTAATACTATcattatatataactaaaatgAAAGTATTGCCCGTgtttctttaaagaaaaatgttatgaacacagcattttcataataattcaaaatgggTTCATTAGTTTCGATCACTTTTATTATGTAACATAAAAGTACCAACCAATCCGATCAAGACATGTTAGTagttggaaaaacaaaaatgaaaaaaaaaaatgtattcacTAGACATATTTTCATTTGAGAAAAAGTACCTATAATTTCCTCATCCCAACCAAGCATTTTGACCAATGTGGTCTTCCCGCAACCTCCAAGAGCAGTCACAATAAGCACAGACACCTCTTCCTTCAACAGCTCCCTCTTCAACTCCTCCAAATGCAAATTAAACCCAACAATATGATCCTTGGGTTCAGGAACCGCACACGAAAATTTCCCATATTTCTTCTTCATGTCCGAATTCTGACTCTCCACATGCTTCAAAACAAGATCCAAAGTCCTTTTGCTCTCATTCACCTCCGTCAATGTCTTCCATCCAATCCTTTTGTTGTGATTCACCTCAGCCAATGTCTCCAACCCAATCCTCGTGTTGTTATTCACATCCGCCAAAGTCTCCAACCCAATCGTTGTGTTCTGATTTAACTCAGCCAAGGCCTCCAACCCAATCCTTGTGTTGTGATTCACCTGGGCCAAAGTCTCCAACCCAATCGTCGTGTTGTGATTCACCTCGGCCAAAGTCTCCAACCCAACCCTTGTGTTCTGATTCACCCCCGTCAAAGTCTCCAACCCAACCCTTGTGTTCTGACTCACCAAGCTCAATGTCTCCAACCCATTCCTTGTGTTCTGCACTATCAAATTCACCTGACAGAACTTTTCAATAGCCTCGTTTAACTTGGAAAGTTTGCTCGAATAAGAATAGGCTTTGAAACAGTAGTTCCAACGCTTGATTTTGGAGCACTTGTCAACCAGCTCCTTGCCCTTCTCCATTTGTTTGATCAAGCTCTTTGTTTCCTCTTCTGGGAGATTCAGAGCTTGGCTTAGTTCTTTTATTTCTCGGACCGTTGCTGCTACGCCATCTAGCGTGGATTCTAAGCGTTTGAGTTCCGATTTGAACATGATGATTTGGCCTACCACATGCTTAACTGTACCATGCAAATTAGTAAATCCCTCTCCAAAAGCTGCCCCCACAACACCCCCTGCAACAAGATCTGCCATATCTTTTTGGAACCTCAATTAAGAATGAAATACAACCCTGTAAAGGAATGGACACCAATTTTTGCCTGGATGAATTAGATTTTCAGGCAAACAAATGAAAGTGCAGAGAGAACGATCAAGAAGCTAGCTTTGATCTCAAAGCTCTTCAATTTGTTCTTCTCTCAGCTTTGTTGCAAAAcaatatgagaaaaaagaagaagaagcagaagaatTTATGCTTCATTCTGTTTACGAGTGACTCTTAGTCAAGCCGTCCAGTACGAGTAACGAGTAAAGATAAGTATTGGTAGGTTCTCACTTTTTGACGTAGACCGCGGTACTTAACGGTCAACATAAAAAGGAGACCCACtcacttattattaaatttatagtttaaaaattcaactgttaaattatttttatatccttttaatatacatgtcaatTTGATTAAtgtcaatttttatattaatcaaATGTAATTTGTCATTCAAttcataaactcattttttatatattattttaaattacaaaaattttaatttaaacagttgattgatgacatggttattaatctttaatcaccttgaaattttgcgagcatagaaaatatatgaaaataatgtaatctaacggtaaatttgtcaaaatttacatccaattaagaaatattgaatagtgtaacattacttagacttacaccaggtgtaacttgaactcaactcatatatatatatattttgggggGTAAACTATTGTGATTATTTGTCATACGAATAAatggatgttttttttttttttttgggtacccAAATGGACAGTTGTTTAAGACCTGTCTGGTACAAATGTTCaaatacatgttttcagtttttaaataatattacatgtattttcacacattttttcactcacacgtgacacgtatttctaaaaaaactaaaaattattatttaaacacatgtactaaacggacccttaatatTTTGAGAACATTATAAAGGAGGAGAATTTTGGTAAAGGAAGGGTTGTCTTTACTAACATAAAAGCATTCTCATTCGGAAATTCTatcctattctattttaccatctcaaaaagttactttattaattataccatactattttataatacactcaatttatcaatttctattttacaatacaacatattaaaataatatatttacacaataaaataatatatttcaaaacataaataatagcCAGAAATGAGacagggagagagaaagaggcagAGATTGAGACGTGAGACAAAGAGTGGGAGGAGAGaggaatgaataaaaaaaaaaattatttcctttTACAGTTGTGTTACAGTACCATCACAAATTTGTGAAGGTACTCAAatacaattctaaatttttttaagatacaaGACAAGATGTTGGCTTGTTCCTCAACATATACCATTTACCTTGTCCAATGCGAATGCCAATGctttaaatgaaacaaaatttaggGGATGTTTGgtacataattttaaacacatattttcagtttttaaataacattacatgatttagatcctctagagttcttagggtactctaccagtagagttcattaaatcctaaccactctttaatgatttaatggtttagattctgccatgtcagcatttcattaataatattcttaaaataataaaataatgttgtaaacaaaacaattaagatgattgttaatgaaatgctacATAATctaccattaaatcattaaagaaattaggatttaatgaactacTTTGGTAGCACTTTAACTCTGTATGATCTAAAtccaacattacatgtatttttacacactttttcactcatacatatttctaaaataactaaaaactattatttaaaccTACTTATCAAACAAAACTTAGAATTTGATTCTCcatccaaaacaaaacaaaagaaaaagacgTGAATTcagtcaaaaagaaaaagaaagagtaaataAAGGCCTATAATAAGCCCAAACCCTCTCAGCCCAGCCCAAAAACTGCCGCCACCTATAAAAccttcaaaactcaaaaacttcCAAAACACTATTCACatcccccctcccctccccccaAACCCTAAAGAAACCCAACAATGGCTTACAGAGAAGAGACACAGAGAGagattctttcttcttcatcatcagatCATAgagagacacagagagagaCTCAAACACGTTCATCAATGGTGCCTATCACTGTGCCTGCAGTGGCcagcaagaagaagaagaagaagaagaacaacaacaacaacaacaacaacgacgACGAGGACATGATAATGGAGAACGAACTCCCATTAGGTTTCAGGTTCAACCCCACGGACTACGAGCTTGTCACTCACTTCCTCCGCAACAGGAACCTCGGAAAACCAACCCCTTCCGACGCTGTCAAGGAGTGTGACTTGTACGGCAAGAAAGAGCCTTGGGAAATCTGGGACATGTTTTCTGCCGTGGATGAATCACGCGTTGTTAAACAACTGTATTTCTTCACGAAGCTCAAGACCTACAACAATGGCAGACGCATTGACAGAAGGGTGGGTTCAGGTTCCGGTACGTGGAAAAAGGAACATCAGTTGAAGACTCCTCCGGGCCTAGTAGGGGTTGAGAAAAGTAGGTTTTCCTATGAAAACAACGATGACAAGTCGTCGAAGTCGTCTTCTTCCTCGTCCTCATCGGGACGAAATGGTAAATGGAATATGATTGAGTACAAAGACTTGAACCCTCCAAATCAAGAAGTGAgtatatttctttgttttcaattcctaaaattcttaattttggtTAATGCATGTTATCAAGATattaatgaataaagaaaagattgtgtctaattttttttttttttgttttgtttttataaatttgaaatcgATGTCGTTTAATAACtattaattgtgttaattttATGCTCAACTATCAACATTActgttcttgaatttttttttataatgagtTTTATATTACTTATCAGAAAAAGATTTAAGTCAAAATTGACACAATAGCAAATTTGTCTTAATTCTAAAGTTTAGGTGTGAAATTGATACAATTAAATGTatgatggaaaattttgaaatgactaatttattttaatgaattttgttgtattacttattaaaaaaaaaggattaagtCAATATTGAAATAACTATAATTTTGGTTTcaattttgtataatttcatATCTATTtcgttatttatttttcaaaatcaaggttGTTCAGCTATTAATCAAGTTAATTTTGTGGCTCCATTTTCAAGATTAATAAGTCAATTTTACTGTTCttgcatttattttaatgaattttatattaccTACCAAACTTGCAAGATTAAGTCATTTTTACTGTTTACTACATGTATTTCAATGaactttatattatttataaagaTAGATTAAGTCCATTTTATCTTTAGAAGTTGACTTGATTTTAAAATGTAATGGACAAAATTAACGCAATTAAAGTTGAGCtaatttgaaaagttttgatGAAATGGACACAATTGAATGTATAATgacaaatttgacaaaattaaagTTCACCCATTTTAATAGTTTTAGGACGAAATTGATACAATTAAATGCTTACGGACAAATTGAAATTGCTACTATGTTAAGtgtatttgtagttttttttttttttgggggaggggggtgggTAGGGTGGTGTGGATTGTAATTTACTTTGTTaatttgtgaattgtgatagTTTTGTGGAAGTCTGAAAATATTCCATATATATGATGTAATAATTTTAGAGTTATTATTTTCCAGTACCTTAtcattctttaattttgttctgtgtcagcttcttcttcctcctttaGCCTTTTTTTGACACCCATGTCTCATGGAAGAAATTCTCGGAATTATAGCacattaataattttcaagGGTTCTAAATCCTATACTCGTTTA comes from Castanea sativa cultivar Marrone di Chiusa Pesio chromosome 3, ASM4071231v1 and encodes:
- the LOC142629449 gene encoding putative disease resistance protein At5g66900, with translation MADLVAGGVVGAAFGEGFTNLHGTVKHVVGQIIMFKSELKRLESTLDGVAATVREIKELSQALNLPEEETKSLIKQMEKGKELVDKCSKIKRWNYCFKAYSYSSKLSKLNEAIEKFCQVNLIVQNTRNGLETLSLVSQNTRVGLETLTGVNQNTRVGLETLAEVNHNTTIGLETLAQVNHNTRIGLEALAELNQNTTIGLETLADVNNNTRIGLETLAEVNHNKRIGWKTLTEVNESKRTLDLVLKHVESQNSDMKKKYGKFSCAVPEPKDHIVGFNLHLEELKRELLKEEVSVLIVTALGGCGKTTLVKMLGWDEEIIGKYMGNIFFVNVSKTPNLKVIVQNLFSYIADKYPEFQSDEDAINQLEQLLKQIGQPVLLILDDVWPESESLIDKFNFHIPNYKIVVTSRKAFSRFKFTFKLNPLDHEDAMKLFCHSASMQDGSSYTLEEDMKKMVRYCGGLPVALEVVGGSLCGQPVEVWQSKVTGWSEGHSIFDSDNEVLACLQKCLDFSADKIILKEYFMDLGSFPEDQRIPATALIDIWTELHESSKNDVHAIANLHELNNRNLASLVMKRKDAEEVSYYYNEELVTQHDLLRELAIQLSSQKPLIERTRLIVDIKENNLPDWWMKPQLINARLLSISTDELFSSSWCNIQAPEIEALILNLRTRKYTLPEFVKIMVKLKVIIVTNYGFLPAELSNFQLLSSLPNLKRIRLEKVSISSLCNTLVQLRSLKKISLFMCNIGQTFGNSTIQVSDSFPNLMEINIDYCNDLVELPTRLCEFLHLKKLNITNCHKLSELPEEIGKLVNLEELRLRSCTKLSELPESIRSLHKLRILDISNCISIIKFPKHIGELHKLKELHMKDCLRLRKQLPSSITELKELRLVVCDEERATLWEPFEEFFSNLKVMVAKKDVNLNWLTKS